From Besnoitia besnoiti strain Bb-Ger1 chromosome X, whole genome shotgun sequence, one genomic window encodes:
- a CDS encoding hypothetical protein (encoded by transcript BESB_015920), whose protein sequence is MDRTLLNKLTCSGEEMPAGYLYTELLACTNNLFLPGGVGPAGGAHSQFRLGRAAAGIAPEDTVVEILDYVTRKLERSDSDPFVKTKCLRLLKHLCERGHERIRSVIQRRYIHRIKNCQTYRGPPHPLQGDAPSAAVRAEAEACLRCLYAHENGGGGAGTPVVSIGATGRIEGFGPGALRASSGGFGPERGAPVIGGGEGALAGGGEGGRGGGTEYCGASWSSGVPSHMAGFGNPRFCHERQPSRGEQALQLISATASKILPTAVQEQLQRVVAGTRPTGPALETRKRQLPPAVVRARPLKLERWRRLPVAREWGVGVFLVFPLSAGLRNGPGGLLARWGVLFLRLVCEPEAWGQPAGPVLSPDLGGASSPASASSFSSSSSSAGALTFASASAVKDSAKNGSAVSTLLQSGEYENRVVEELLIPCGAKLTPSAATLSDFVSKCEPLDACVLGCVIQQKLEDPGVPWLSKLRLLTGCEALLAQERQRSGGRGAAGRGRFRDSDAAAAAREDASPLALGEVLAANAAEAIKACADLPQLKRPAAQVLRLLAAADGGGDSEAGEAKDDGRRRATTTSGSEEAETEPDAGVDLLDLGDEAPHARAPENGAFQREEDLLDLGSWAPDSSAGAAPETQTDGANASASAASLPQLSQDLLDVLSGDLASLSVSAQPQSAPSASASSSASSFFSGLVVKDRQWKERESTVGASATEGSLLSPAYALSVSAKKDVSAAAPAPPSQDVLQLDSLLSPSGDAGQASRGVLPFPRPTDALKPPPEATGKSPLPLSALAARQASASAASALLAPAQSRTAHLDSVFNSAGAMQLGAAQSGLTGYAALFPHSQGGAAPACAGSSSVSLLGSPLVSPTSFSKNANALGGGAASAFSLGTAAAPAREAAERVERNDVSFALPSQLGADASSPSSRRSPATVHGSSAGSRAAPGAKQDEARTKFAFVTS, encoded by the exons ATGGACAGGACTCTGCTGAACAAGTTGACTTGCTCCGGGGAGGAAATGCCGGCAGGCTATCTCTACACCGAGCTCCTAGCCTGTACAAACAACCTTTTTCTGCCGGGGGGTGTCgggcctgcgggcggcgcccaTTCCCAGTTTCGCCT aggccgcgcggcggcgggcatTGCGCCTGAAGACACGGTCGTGGAGATCCTCGACTACGTCACGCGCAAGCTGGAgcgaagcgacagcgacCCCTTCGTAAAGACAAAgtgtctgcggctgctgaagCACCTCTGTGAGCGTGGTCACGAGCGCATCCGCAGCGTCATCCAGCGGCGCTACATCCACCGTATCAAGAACTGTCAAACGTACAG AGGCCCGCCGCACCcgctgcagggcgacgcgccgagcgcggctgtgcgcgcggaggcggaggcttGCCTGCGGTGCCTGTACGCGCACGagaacggcggcggcggagcggggACGCCAGTAGTCTCCATTGGGGCGACGGGTCGGATCGAGGGCTTCGGCCCGGGGGCGCTGCGGGCCTCCTCCGGCGGCTTCGGGCCTGAGCGGGGCGCGCCGGTgatcggcggcggcgagggcgcgctcgcaggcggcggcgagggcgggcggggcggcggcacgGAGTACTGTGGCGCCTCGTGGTCGTCTGGGGTTCCGTCGCACATGGCGGGCTTCGGAAATCCGCGATTCTGCCACGAGCGACAGCCctcccgcggcgagcaggccCTCCAGCTGAtctcggcgaccgcgagcaaAATCCTTCCGACGGCCGTTCAGGAACAActccagcgcgtcgtcgccggcacCCGCCCCACAGGCCCTGCCCTCGAGACCAGAAAG CGGCAGCTTCCCCCCGCCGTCGTTCGGGCGCGACCCCTCAAGTTGGAGAGATGGCGGCGACTGCCGGTGGCGCGGGAGTGGGGCGtgggcgtcttcctcgtttTCCCCCTCTCCGCCGGGCTACGCAACGGTCCCGGAGGACTTCTCGCGCGGTGGGGTGTCCTCTTTCTACGGCTCGTCTGCGAGCCGGAGGCGTGGGGACAGCCCGCAGGGCCAGTACTGTCGCCCGACCTTGggggcgcgtcgtcgccggcgtctgcgtcctctttttcctcctcctcctcctcagcggGCGCGCTCACGTTTGCGTCTGCGAGCGCGGTGAAGGACTCCGCGAAGAACGGGTCTGCGGTCTCGACTTTGCTCCAGTCGGGCGAGTACGAAAACCGAGTGGTAGAGGAGCTGCTGATTCCGTGCGGCGCGAAGCTgacgccgtcggcggcgacgctaAGTGATTTTGTAAGCAAATGCGAGCCGCTCGACGCCTGCGTCCTGGGCTGCGTGATTCAGCAGAAGCTCGAGGACCCCGGAGTGCCCTGGCTCTCCAAGCTGCGTCTCCTCacaggctgcgaggcgctgctggcgcaggagcgccagcgctccggcggcagaggtgccgcggggcgagggcggtttcgcgacagcgacgccgccgccgcagcccgcgaggacgccagcccgctggcgctcggcgaggtgctcgcggcgaacgcagcggaggccaTCAAAGCCTGCGCGGATCTgccgcagctgaagcgccccgcggcgcaggtgctgcgtctcctcgccgcggcggacggcggcggagactctgaggcgggcgaagcgaaggacgacgggcgccggcgcgcgaccACCACGtcaggcagcgaggaggcggagaccgaGCCCGACGCCGGCGTTGACTTGCTCGACTTGGGGGACGAGGCCccccacgcgcgcgcgccagaaaACGGGGCTTtccagcgagaagaagacctCCTCGACCTGGGGAGTTGGGCTCCAGAcagctccgcgggcgccgcgcctgaaACGCAGACCGACGGGGCGaacgcgtcggcgtcggccgcGTCCCTGCCTCAGCTCAGTCAG GATCTGCTCGACGTGCTTTCGGGCGATTtggcctcgctctctgtctctgcgcagccgcaaAGCGCCCCTagcgcgtccgcctcctcttctgcgtcgtcgtttTTCTCAGGCTTGGTGGTGAAGGACAGACAGTGGAAAGAGCGGGAGTCCACTGTCGGCGCGAGTGCGACCGAAGGCTCGCTGCTTTCTCCGGCGTATGCGTTGTCAGTCTCTGCGAAAAAggacgtctccgccgctgcacCCGCGCCCCCCAGTCAGGACGTCCTCCAGCTCGACAGTCTCCTATCTCCctcgggcgacgccggccAGGCGTCGCGGGGCGTCCTTCCCTTTCCGCGCCCCACTGACGCTCTCAAACCGCCGCCTGAGGCGACTGGCAagtcgcctctgccgctgAGTGCCCTGGCAGCGCGGCAGGCTTcagccagcgccgcgtctgcgctgctcgcTCCGGCGCAGTCGCGGACGGCGCATCTGGATTCAGTTTTCAACTCGGCCGGCGCGATGCagctcggcgctgcgcagagcggaCTGACGGGCTACGCGGCGCTTTTCCCCCACAGTcagggcggcgctgcgcctgcgtgtgcggGGAGCAGCAGCGTCAGTCTCCTGGGGTCGCCGTTGGTTTCCCCGACGTCGTTTTCGAAGAATGCCAACGCGctcggtggcggcgcggcgtcggcttTCTCGCTGGGGACGGCCGCGGCacccgcgcgcgaagcggcagagagagTCGAGAGGAACGACGTGTCGTTCGCGCTCCCCTCGCAGCtgggcgccgacgccagctcgccgtcctcccgccgcagccctgcGACGGTGCACGGGtccagcgccggcagccgcgccgcgcccggcgccaaGCAGGACGAAGCGCGAACAAAATTCGCATTCGTGACCTCGTAG
- a CDS encoding hypothetical protein (encoded by transcript BESB_015930), which translates to MASGFEAGGSLSTSCGDGVNFLAQIDSSAIDELDPSLADGHVLVYSREVPFELRLQDTAAGAARDTGRLEPVRVKILILGDEASPQHIRVELTSENDLFLNYTHALNETLFRQMQASQKLMIEFAEYPNVLIKMLNSCIKEPHSFLAVLVMQTTGKARLDFIQSMEYKFVELLCLDFAQSSEEFTRRDMTFRYNALKSKLALLQARLHDIGCLLKLKSPSLLLHLQKAAQQQAQRRMQQLTREASQPGKRGASATEKSAARFR; encoded by the exons ATGGCGTCTGGATTCGAGGCTGGCGGCTCGCTCTCCacgagctgcggcgacggcgtgaaCTTTCTGGCTCAGATCGACTCGAGCGCCATCGACGAGCTCGACCCGTCTTTGG CAGACGGCCATGTTCTCGTCTACTCCAGGGAAGTGCCATTCGAGCTCCGCCTCCAAGACaccgcggctggcgccgcgcgcgacacagGCAGACTCGAGCCCGTGCGCGTGAAGATCCTCATTCTG ggagacgaggcgagtCCGCAGCACATTCGCGTCGAGCTCACGAGCGAGAACGATCTCTTTCTCAACTACACGCATGC CCTGAACGAAACGCTCTTCCGGCAGATGCAAGCAAGCCAGAAACTCATGATTGAGTTCGCCGAGTACCCCAACGTGCTGATCAAGATGCTCAACTCGTGTATCAAAGAGCCGCACAG CTTCCTTGCCGTTCTCGTCATGCAAACGACCGGAAAGGCGCGTCTCGACTTCATCCAG AGCATGGAATACAAGTTCGTCGAGCTGCTGTGCCTGGATTTCGCTCAATCTAGCGAGGAGTTTACTCGGCGTGATATGACCTTCCGATACAACGCGCTCAAGAGCAAACTCGCGTTGCTCCAG GCTCGGCTGCATGACATTGGCTGTCTGTTGAAGCTGAAAAGTCCTTCGCTCTTGCTGCATCTccagaaggccgcgcagcagcaggcgcagcggcgcatgcagcaacTCACTCGTGAAGCCTCCCAACCCGGCAAGCGCGGAGCGTCCGCTACAGAGAAATCTGCCGCCCGCTTCAGATAA
- a CDS encoding putative septum formation protein maf (encoded by transcript BESB_015940), with translation MGTPHARNRPRGGPAGPRGSASGVRTLLPLLPLLCRCSGAQACGDSPGEQSGARRASGPSASSAGSDASSSPAAARVPVAPPSPSATASASPPCVVLASASARRLELCRAVLNLPVECRPSAFESIRSFEKPPRREGAAREAEEGADCEGAEEEATRDPVEVRRREETDWRGTRALAAGDGGRTEGRRRVAALVEEDRRLIQLAQEDEARETGEQRPSSFSSPSWLPKLYALKTANGKARSVAEELWAGDEGCCCRARLESDASCASAACLPPRSIVIGADTIVDLDGEVLEKPRDAEDARKMLRSLSGRTHAVHTAVCLYTRQGGTLQPAAAFVESTNVTMRTLGEADIEAYLRTNEPLDKAGKELRPVAVN, from the exons ATGGggacgccgcacgcgaggaaccgcccgcggggcgggcctgcaggcccCCGCGGCTCGGCGTCCGGCGTCCGCACCCTCCTGCcgctcctccctctcttgtgccgctgcagcggagcGCAGGCGTGCGGAGACTCGCCAGGGGAACAGTCGGGAGCGCGCAGAGCGTCAGgaccctctgcgtcgtctgcgggctctgacgcctcctcctcgcctgcagcggcgcgtgtTCCTGTGGCTCCGCCCTCCCCGTCGGCGAccgcctctgcttcgcccccCTGCGTGGTTTTagccagcgcgagcgcgcggcgcctggagcTCTGTCGCGCTGTGTTGAATCTCCCCGTGGAGTGTCGCCCGTCTGCCTTCGAGTCGATTCGCAGTTTCgagaagccgccgcgccgcgagggcgcagcgcgcgaagcagaggaaggcgccgactgcgaaggcgccgaggaagaagcgacgcgcGATCCCGTGGAGGTTCgcaggagggaggagacagactggcgcggcacgcgcgcgctcgccgcgggcgacggaggccgcaCAGAGGGGCGACGACGTGTCGCTGCCCTCGTCGAGGAAGATCGGAGACTTATCCAGTTAGCccaggaagacgaagcgcgagagactgGCGAGCAG AGGCCGagttccttctcttcgccctcgtggCTGCCGAAGCTGTACGCACTCAAAACAGCCAACGGGAAGGCTCGCAgcgtcgcggaggagctcTGGG CTGGAGACGagggctgctgctgccgagcACGCCTtgagagcgacgcctcctgcgcctctgcggcctgcctgccgcctcgctccaTCGTCATCGGCGCAGACACGATAGTCGACTTGGATGGCGAGGTTCTTGAGAAaccgcgagacgcagaggacgcgcgaaaGATGCTAAGAAGCTTGAGCGGCCGTACGCACGCAGTTCACACCGCCGTGTGTCTGTATACCCGCCAGGGCGGCACGCTGCAGCCCGCCGCTGCATTTGTGGAGTCGACGAACGTGACGATGAGGACTCTGGGCGAGGCCGATATTGAGGCCTATCTACGCACGAATGAGCCTTTGGACAAAGCAGGCAAGGAGCTGCGCCCTGTCGCCGTCAATTAG